The DNA segment GAAAGAACCCACTATATAAGCTATTCCTCACTATCGGCTCATATATACTGATTTTTCATCAATTTTATGACTTATTTTGCTAAATCACACACAAAATATAGTGATAATTACACCTTAAAACCTAGTATAAACTACATCATAAAATCTAGTATAAATTACAGCATAAAACCTTGCTCAAACAACTAAGAATTTGCAATCAACATCATGTGGCATTTTATACTCATGCCCTATGTTATTATAAATACAGGTAGTAAATACCTTCTCACTTTCTCCTTTTGAAAAATATAACTACAAATAAGGCAGCCCTGATGGACTGCCTTATTTGTATATTACATAGATTGTCTATTTCTCTATAGCCTCAACTATTTCGCCGATGTACATATAGTGTGGTTCCCAGCGATCACTGCCAGCTTTTGTATATTCAGGAGGATTGGATGCATAATACTCTTTTATTTTATCCGCTAAATGTGCTTCATCGAATTGATGTTCGTAGAGCTTTTTGCATACAAAAGTTAACTCTGCTTCTTCAAACATGACACCATCATCTACTGCAACTGGTGTTAAGCCCGAATTAGCCACCTTATCTTCGTCACGACCAGAATGAGATCCTAAATAACCAAGAGCCTTACGTTGGCTTTCAGGCAAGAAACTAACGGTAAACGTATCATATTTCGCCATGAATTCTTGGGTATAACGAGCTGGATGAATATACACAGTCACTGTGGAAATATCATTACCAACTAGGCCCCACATGTTGCCCATGCTGCCCCAACTAACAGTACAAGTATTAAAATCCTCAGGTGTACCAGCTGTAACAAGAGCCCACCGTTTTTCAAACATAGTAAATGCTTTATAGTCTTTAGATTCAAATGGTTTCATAATGACCTCCGGTTTATCTTATTTTCCCAACCTCGTATAACTATCCTAACCCCATTATATAATGCACTAATATACAGTACAATAAGTATTATGTAATATAATTATACTTAGTAATATAATTATACTTAGTAACATAACCAATGGATTATGACAGTATCAATAGATATGAGAGTATAAACGGGAGATACTACCATGACAAAACTACCACTATTAGCGGGTGCTTTTATGATAAGCACTATATTATCACCAATAGGAGCCATCGATGTTAATATTCCTGGTGCAGATTCGAAGATTCCAAAGGATGTCTACATAAATTATCAAGCCACGAGCCCTGATATTGAAAAGGATGTAGCAAACTATGTGGAAGCACTAAAGTTAACAGACAAGGCTAATGGTATTAGTAAAAACGAAATTGAGTATGCTAAAGCTGCCTCTATATATCGCAGTCAACATTACCATAATACAGTTATCTCCATTCACGACAATTACAACCAAATTCGGCTTTCATTCCCTATAGCGGGCATAAAAAGTGATTATGATATAGGACGTTACAAAAATCCAAGTCGAACTATTGAGGACTATCGAGTATTAACCAATAATGGGAGTCTCAATTTAGAAATTGACTATGCTGATTACAAAGACTATGACTGGCGTAACACAAAAATAGCTTATGAAAAACTAACCGACAAGAATGTTCGTGATTTCTTTCAGGACAGGGCAAAACGTAATCCAGCAAAACACATTTCTGATATAAAGGGCACTGTATTTTCATATCCTACTGTTACCTACAGCACTTGGGATAGTATGAAGATGCCGCACGTTGAAAACGGTAAAAAAACAACTCTTACCATCGACACGATCAATTTTAAATTTAAGGGCTATAACATGCGTTCCCCTTTATATCACGCAGGGTTTGTCTATTATGATAACAACCCCGTTCTGAACAAGGTTCCTACAGATAAATTATTGGCTAATTATGTGCTTCCCTCTGTGCAAAACCTAAATGAATTAAATCAATATTCACGCATAGAAAACTTAAACGGTGTACAATACCGCGTACCAAAAGATGCTATATACATAGGTGAGGAAAAGGGCAGCGAATACCAAGATATTAGATCCTACAAAAAAGGGGACATAACATTCTTTGTTTCTACTAATAATATCCCTAAAAACCCATATGCGCGCAATCTTGTTGTAAACGGTCATTACAATTTTAAAATTAATTTAGATACGTTCTGGGATATTTACTATTACCAACCAACATCAGATTATATTAATTATACCGTTATATGGAATAATAATATTCCTGGGCTATCCACACACATCTATACACCTCATAAGGATGATCACATCCTAACCTTTCAATCCTATGATGGGACCTATGGCTTTACCTATATCATCTTTTATCCAAGTTTTTTAAGTGTTGAAGAGATTCAAAAATTACGAAATATGATTGAGTTTTTTGAGTCTACCAATAATCCTAGCTTTAAACTAAAAGAGCATGTTTTATTCCCAGATACAGAGGAGAGCCATGCCCATTAAAACATCGTTCAAAATCTAATAAGATGTGTAATCAAAACAGCCAGTACTGCAAATCGCAATACTGGCTCTTTTTCTTTCTCTATTTCTTTTTATGCATAAGTATATCTACACATAGACAAAATATTAGTTAAGCTTTAAGGCAATCTAAAGACATCAGCCTCCCAAATGTACTTCAACGCAGGAAACTCTTGCTTATGCGGACGATTGATCAATTTTGCCATTTCTACCATATTACGAATATCATGATAAGACGTCTTCACCGCATTGGCTTTATAAGCAACTTCAATGCTGTACACATATTTATCATCACGGATTGTAAAATATGTATAATTAATACCATTATCAAATTTTACACTGCCACTAAATGCAGGCACACCATTACGCCAAATAGTCGCATTATCATTAACTGAATATGGGTATTTTCGGCTCATCGTATCCATCGTAGTAAAAGCACCTGAATAAAAATGTTTTTCATCATTTGGAAAAATCGGACGGCGCTTAATCAGCTGTACTATATCGCCCACCTTATAAACACGCGTTTCCTCACCATAGGAGGTAGGCTCATAATCGGCTTTTCTCGTACTATTCTTGAGCACACGATATTCAAAGTTTCCCCATTTCTCAACATTAGAATAGCGATCTATTGCTTTTGTATCCTCTACCGATGGAATCACATAATTCGCTAAAGCCCCTTCTGCATACCTAATATGATCTGGATTGCCATTACCACGATTTATGATGTTAACACGATACACATGATTCGTATCACTAGGCAGGGAAAACTCAACACCCGTACTCGTACGTGGCTCAGTCTTCTCCTCTTTTCCAGGGATGCGTGTTATAATCCCATACTTCTGCTGCCATTGACCATTTTTTACCGTTTTATATGTGAAAGCCCGATCCGTATAGGTAGTCTTATCATCCACATCGACTACGATATCTGCATTCATACTTTTAATATAATATTGAGGGATACCATTTACGACATTAACAACTGAATTAGTGTTATCATTAATCGCCTTACTTTCAAGACTTGGATAAGGCATAGAAAAGCGAATATGCTGTGTATCATCGTCAAAGATGAACACTGTACTCTGATTAGCTTGGCGTTTTAAAAACTTGGCATTACCATCCATATATGCCTTAGCTTGCTCTACCGTCCTACGCCCATTTTTCACAGTCTGTGCTACCACAGGGCCTGAGCGACGTCTAAACTGAGACTCTACCAGATCCATATCAACACTATTATAAGAATAGCTTTCATAAGCAGTATCAGGCACCATGGCATCTCCACCAGGAAGATTTATATTGGCAGCATGTACTGTTACTATAAGACCAAACGAATAAAGGCCTATTAAAATCGCTCTTTTAATCATACAATTCCCTCAATATAAATAAGTTGTATATAAGACTATCCCTCTATGGCCTCAACCACTTCGCCGATGTACATATAATGTGGTTCCCAGCGATCTTTGCCAACTTGGGTATACATAGACGGATTTGCTGCATAATATTCCTTTACATTATCTGCTAAATGGGCTTCATCAAATTGATGCTCATACAGTTTTTTACATACAAATGTTAAATCTGCTTCTTTGAAAGTTACCCCATCGCCTGCTGCAACCGGTGTTAAACCAGAGTTAGCCACCTTATCTTCGTCACGACCAGAATGAGATCCTAAATAACCAAGAGCCTTACGTTGGCTTTCAGGCAAGAAACTAACGGTAAACGTATCGTATTTCGCCATGAATTCTTGGGTATAACGAGCTGGATGGATGTACACAGTCACCGTGGAAAGATCATTACCAACTAGGCCCCACATGTTGCCCATGCTGCCCCAGCTAACAGTACAAGTATTAAAATCCTCAGGTGTACCAGCTGTAACAAGAGCCCAACGTTTTTCAAACATAGAAAACGCTTTATAATCTTTTGATTCAAATGGTTTCATAATGACCTCCGGTTTATCTTATTTCCCAACATCGTCTAATTCTCCTAATCACATTATATGATGCATTAATATACGATACAATAAGAATTATATTATACAAATATACGAATAAACTAATAAAATCCGGGCTAATTCTATGAATTAAAAGCTCGGCTTTTTTCATAGATATGGTAAGAATATAATTATTTATAAATCAAAATCTTACTGACTTTATCGCCTTTTTGTTCAAATTGTATGCCATGCATCATATCAGTTCGATAGCGATATTTCCCATAAAACCATCGATTGTTAGTATCCACTAAATCAGGTCTGCCATATACATTAAGAACTTTTCGCATGGAGTCGCCTACGGCGATACCTCTATGAGTAGTAGCATCACGATTCTCGATCATCATATAGGTAACAATAGGGCCCACACCATCCATTTTAAAGTTCCCAAATGTAACACCACCATAGGTAAGTCCTCTACTAGTTTCTTTAGTAGGCTGTCCTAAACTAGCTTTTACACTATCAAATGTATTACCCAGCGAAACACCAAGGATCATCATATCCTCGTCTGGCAAGGTAGTACCTACAATTTGTCCTCCCGCATAGTGAGTATATTGCTCAGCTTTGGGCCAGTCATAAGACTGTTTCGCTGCATTCGTTTCTAGACGATCCCAAGTTTTACTAAGCCAACTCGCATCTGATTCATAACTATAACCACTTACCAATTGCAGGCCTATAACAAGCCCCATAACCATATATTTTGTTTTCATAGTCTCTCTCCTAAAATTTCTTATAATTAGCTCAAACTACATTCACTATATTACACACTATTGATTCAATAGCTTAACCCACTCCATATACCAAGGAATAAATATAGGCCCACTTTCTAGTTTCTCTTTATAGCTCCCGTCCTCTCTCCATTGTGGACCTTTTCTGAGTTTAACCGCATCATCAAAGTCTACATATTCAATCATATCTCTCCATTGTTTATGTGTATAAGAGGTCTTACTTTCATCATAATTAATACGATAACTGTAAAAGTACACAGAATCTTTC comes from the Veillonella dispar genome and includes:
- a CDS encoding flavin reductase family protein; translation: MKPFESKDYKAFTMFEKRWALVTAGTPEDFNTCTVSWGSMGNMWGLVGNDISTVTVYIHPARYTQEFMAKYDTFTVSFLPESQRKALGYLGSHSGRDEDKVANSGLTPVAVDDGVMFEEAELTFVCKKLYEHQFDEAHLADKIKEYYASNPPEYTKAGSDRWEPHYMYIGEIVEAIEK
- a CDS encoding flavin reductase family protein; translated protein: MKPFESKDYKAFSMFEKRWALVTAGTPEDFNTCTVSWGSMGNMWGLVGNDLSTVTVYIHPARYTQEFMAKYDTFTVSFLPESQRKALGYLGSHSGRDEDKVANSGLTPVAAGDGVTFKEADLTFVCKKLYEHQFDEAHLADNVKEYYAANPSMYTQVGKDRWEPHYMYIGEVVEAIEG